The Pseudophaeobacter arcticus DSM 23566 genome includes a region encoding these proteins:
- a CDS encoding choice-of-anchor L domain-containing protein, which yields MATATELDINTSATADQMAQEIFGDGTTVVSASYSGDAASSGIYSGADTTVAGVAPADSGVILSTGHVDDFTNSSGTSNTNTSGNTSTNTSGINGDSDFNTIAGSATYDAAFMEIDFIPDGDVLTLDFVLSSEEYPEFSSSQYNDVVGVWVNGVQAQVTIGDGSASIGNINQNETENIYVDNTGDQYNTEMDGFTITLTFTAPVTAGEVNTIKIGVADVSDSNYDTNLLVAGGSVQTAFVAQDDQVDLSFNTSKTLDVLENDTSSAGGTLTVTHINDIAVSPGDTVTLATGQQITLNPDGTLEVQSDGDDETVYFNYTTENDSGDSDTGLVEINQAQACFMGGTRIETDQGPIAIENLTAGMMIQTYDHGFQPLRWIGHSRVPVTAITAPIRIAKGQFGAEADLWVSPNHRILITGQFAELLFGEDEVLAKAKDLVNDASIRPDLSLETVDYYHLLFDQHEILTSHGVLSESYHPGPQTTAGFDAETQAELFALFPELCPQTGAGYGFAARLALRQYETQLLNHCLSS from the coding sequence ATGGCTACGGCGACAGAACTCGATATCAACACCTCCGCCACCGCCGATCAGATGGCGCAGGAGATTTTTGGCGACGGAACCACCGTTGTCAGTGCCAGCTATTCCGGTGATGCTGCCTCCTCTGGTATTTACTCCGGTGCCGATACAACTGTGGCAGGCGTCGCCCCCGCCGATAGCGGCGTCATCCTGTCCACTGGCCACGTAGATGATTTCACCAATAGCTCTGGCACCAGCAATACCAACACCTCCGGCAATACCAGCACCAATACCAGCGGCATCAATGGCGACAGCGACTTTAACACCATTGCTGGTTCCGCCACCTATGACGCCGCCTTTATGGAGATTGACTTCATTCCCGACGGCGATGTGCTGACGCTGGACTTTGTGCTCTCCTCTGAGGAATACCCCGAGTTCTCCAGTTCCCAATACAACGACGTGGTTGGCGTTTGGGTCAATGGGGTACAAGCACAGGTCACCATTGGCGATGGCTCTGCCTCTATTGGTAACATCAACCAAAATGAAACCGAAAACATCTACGTCGACAACACCGGCGATCAGTACAACACCGAAATGGACGGGTTCACCATTACCCTGACCTTTACCGCCCCGGTGACTGCAGGTGAAGTGAACACGATCAAGATCGGCGTCGCAGATGTTTCTGACAGCAATTATGACACCAATCTGCTGGTGGCAGGCGGGTCGGTCCAGACCGCCTTTGTTGCCCAGGACGATCAGGTCGATCTGAGCTTTAACACCTCAAAAACATTGGATGTTCTGGAAAATGACACCAGTTCAGCTGGCGGCACGCTGACCGTCACCCACATCAATGACATTGCGGTCTCCCCTGGGGATACGGTGACCCTGGCAACCGGCCAGCAGATCACGCTGAACCCGGACGGGACGCTTGAGGTTCAGTCCGACGGCGATGATGAGACCGTCTATTTCAACTACACCACCGAAAACGACAGCGGCGACAGTGACACCGGACTGGTCGAGATCAATCAGGCCCAGGCCTGTTTCATGGGGGGAACCCGGATTGAGACCGATCAGGGCCCCATCGCAATCGAGAACCTGACGGCTGGCATGATGATCCAGACCTATGATCACGGGTTTCAGCCGCTGCGCTGGATTGGCCACAGCAGGGTTCCGGTGACCGCGATCACCGCACCGATCCGTATTGCCAAGGGCCAGTTTGGTGCTGAGGCGGATCTCTGGGTCTCCCCCAACCACCGAATACTGATCACCGGCCAATTTGCCGAACTGCTGTTTGGCGAAGACGAAGTGCTGGCCAAAGCCAAGGATCTGGTCAACGACGCGAGCATCCGCCCCGATCTCAGCCTTGAGACGGTCGATTACTATCACCTGCTGTTTGACCAGCACGAGATCCTCACCTCGCATGGGGTATTGAGCGAAAGCTACCACCCCGGCCCGCAGACAACTGCTGGTTTTGACGCCGAAACCCAGGCTGAACTTTTTGCCCTGTTTCCAGAGCTTTGCCCGCAGACAGGGGCTGGGTATGGCTTTGCCGCGCGCCTTGCCCTGCGCCAGTATGAGACCCAATTGCTAAACCACTGCCTGTCGTCCTAG
- a CDS encoding IS110 family RNA-guided transposase, with protein sequence MTVKTVGLDLAKDVFQVHGISENGRVIFNKAIKRAKLLAFFETLPPCMVGMEACGSAHHWGRTLRKLGHDVRLMPANYVKPYVKRGKTDAVDAEAICEAVRRPTMRFVEIKTEDQQAILSIHRTRDLAVRQRTQLANMIRSLLREFGHILPIGIEAVTAFAKRHLDGDHPDMPEIANGMLGIQCYQFIGLNERISGYSKMIEQHALLNANARRLMRMPGIGPITASAIVATIGDAKQFRTGRDLAAWLGLTPLNKSSGGKERLGKITKAGDRYIRKLLVVGMTSRAVMAKRSPEKVDLWTAKIIAEKPFRLATVAMANKAARSIWAMLTKKQEYRQPAF encoded by the coding sequence ATGACAGTTAAGACAGTCGGCCTAGATTTGGCCAAGGATGTTTTTCAAGTTCACGGTATTTCCGAGAATGGTCGCGTGATCTTCAACAAGGCGATCAAGCGTGCGAAGCTATTGGCGTTCTTCGAGACGCTGCCGCCTTGTATGGTCGGAATGGAGGCCTGTGGATCAGCGCACCATTGGGGGCGCACACTGCGCAAACTTGGTCACGATGTCAGGTTGATGCCTGCGAACTATGTAAAGCCTTATGTCAAACGCGGAAAGACAGATGCGGTGGACGCGGAGGCAATTTGCGAAGCCGTCAGGCGCCCGACGATGCGCTTTGTCGAGATCAAGACCGAGGATCAACAGGCTATTCTATCGATCCACCGCACGCGGGATCTGGCAGTCCGGCAGCGCACCCAGCTGGCCAATATGATCCGCAGCCTGTTGCGCGAGTTCGGGCATATCTTGCCTATCGGGATCGAAGCGGTAACGGCCTTTGCGAAGCGCCACCTTGACGGTGATCACCCGGACATGCCTGAGATCGCGAACGGGATGCTCGGGATACAGTGCTACCAATTCATCGGCCTGAACGAACGCATCTCTGGCTATTCCAAGATGATCGAGCAACATGCTCTGCTAAATGCTAATGCGCGCAGATTGATGCGCATGCCAGGAATTGGGCCAATAACAGCATCGGCCATTGTCGCTACGATCGGGGACGCAAAACAATTCCGCACCGGGCGCGATCTAGCGGCTTGGCTGGGGCTGACCCCGCTCAACAAATCCAGCGGCGGCAAGGAGCGATTGGGCAAGATCACAAAGGCTGGCGACCGCTACATTCGCAAGCTTCTGGTCGTGGGCATGACGTCTCGCGCCGTAATGGCGAAGCGCTCACCTGAAAAAGTCGATCTGTGGACGGCGAAGATCATCGCGGAGAAACCGTTCCGGCTGGCAACCGTCGCGATGGCGAACAAGGCAGCGCGTTCCATCTGGGCGATGCTCACAAAGAAACAGGAATACAGGCAGCCCGCGTTCTAA
- a CDS encoding helix-turn-helix domain-containing protein — protein sequence MSGFGALLKEWRGIRRMSQLDLALSAQVSARHVSFLETGRARASRDMALRLGEELQMPLAARNQLLLAAGFAPAFGGGELKDEDRAPLAQAVEWMLERHAPFPAIAIDHHWILKAMNPPAAALLTSVGVQLDDSLIDALCANEALRGALVNLEEVEALTLMRLRNELSHLGKAPVLQQAMQQLQRRVAAHSRPVLEQMPAVIPTHYRFNGLDLKLFSTLTQFTSTGDLAMSELRLEMMFPVDHETKQALLALFRPTA from the coding sequence ATGAGTGGCTTTGGAGCGCTGTTGAAAGAATGGCGGGGCATTCGCCGCATGAGCCAGCTTGACCTGGCGCTTTCGGCACAGGTCTCTGCCCGGCATGTCTCTTTTCTGGAGACCGGACGCGCCCGCGCCAGTCGTGATATGGCACTGCGGCTGGGGGAAGAGCTGCAAATGCCACTGGCGGCGCGCAACCAGCTATTGCTTGCAGCCGGATTTGCCCCAGCCTTTGGTGGCGGTGAACTGAAAGACGAGGATCGCGCGCCCTTGGCGCAGGCGGTTGAATGGATGCTGGAGCGTCACGCGCCTTTTCCGGCAATTGCGATTGATCATCACTGGATTCTAAAAGCGATGAATCCCCCTGCCGCAGCCCTGTTGACCTCTGTTGGAGTGCAGCTCGACGACAGCCTGATTGATGCCCTGTGCGCAAACGAGGCTCTGCGCGGTGCCTTGGTCAATCTGGAAGAGGTCGAAGCGCTGACTTTGATGCGATTGCGCAATGAGCTGTCCCATCTTGGCAAGGCGCCGGTTTTGCAGCAGGCGATGCAGCAGTTGCAGCGCCGGGTGGCTGCACATTCGCGTCCCGTTCTGGAGCAAATGCCAGCGGTGATCCCAACTCATTATCGGTTTAACGGACTGGATCTGAAACTGTTTTCAACCCTGACGCAGTTCACCTCGACCGGGGATCTGGCGATGTCAGAGCTGAGGTTGGAGATGATGTTCCCGGTTGATCATGAGACCAAACAAGCCCTGTTGGCCCTGTTCCGCCCCACTGCTTGA
- a CDS encoding enoyl-CoA hydratase/isomerase family protein — protein sequence MSDINIRVIGQAGRITLSRGKALNALSYDMCMAIDAALRQWATDDAVKLVVIDAEGEKAFCAGGDIAELYETGTAGDYAYGRKFWSDEYRLNALIFEYPKPVVSFLQGFTMGGGVGIGCHGTHRVVGDSSQISMPEVGIGLLPDVGGSLMLALAPGRLGEYLGLTATRMKAADAIYAGFADFYIPESFWPVLINGLQKDGDPALLEVASQKPPAGTLETQQAEIDRYFAGETLTDILTVLKGEPSDFAEKTLKVLGRNAPLSMACTVELLHRLRASSLSIRKALEYEYRFTYRAMDKGDFLEGIRAQIIDKDRQPKWQYAEQDVPATAVSQMLMPLGADALVFEEE from the coding sequence ATGAGCGATATCAATATCCGTGTGATCGGTCAGGCCGGTCGCATCACCCTCAGCCGCGGCAAGGCCCTGAATGCGCTGTCTTATGATATGTGCATGGCCATTGACGCCGCCCTGCGCCAATGGGCAACCGATGATGCGGTCAAACTGGTGGTCATTGATGCCGAGGGCGAAAAAGCCTTTTGCGCCGGCGGCGACATTGCCGAGCTGTATGAGACCGGCACCGCAGGCGATTATGCCTATGGGCGCAAGTTCTGGAGCGACGAATACCGGCTGAACGCCCTCATTTTTGAATATCCCAAACCGGTGGTCAGCTTCCTGCAGGGGTTCACCATGGGGGGGGGCGTCGGCATTGGCTGTCATGGCACCCACCGGGTGGTTGGCGACAGCAGCCAGATCTCCATGCCCGAAGTTGGCATTGGCCTGTTGCCCGATGTGGGTGGCTCTTTGATGCTGGCCCTGGCGCCGGGGCGTCTGGGCGAATACCTCGGCCTTACCGCCACACGCATGAAGGCCGCAGACGCCATCTATGCGGGCTTTGCCGATTTCTACATCCCCGAAAGCTTTTGGCCCGTGTTGATCAACGGGCTGCAAAAAGATGGTGATCCAGCGCTTTTGGAGGTGGCGTCACAAAAGCCGCCAGCGGGCACATTGGAAACCCAGCAGGCTGAGATCGATCGCTATTTTGCCGGCGAAACCCTGACGGATATCCTGACAGTGCTAAAGGGAGAACCCAGCGATTTTGCTGAAAAGACCCTAAAGGTATTGGGCCGCAATGCGCCGCTCTCGATGGCCTGCACGGTCGAGCTGTTGCACCGGTTGCGCGCCAGCAGCCTGAGCATTCGCAAGGCGCTGGAGTATGAATACCGCTTTACCTATCGCGCCATGGACAAGGGTGATTTTCTCGAAGGTATTCGTGCCCAGATCATCGACAAGGACCGCCAGCCCAAATGGCAATATGCAGAGCAGGATGTTCCCGCTACCGCCGTCAGCCAGATGCTGATGCCGCTGGGCGCGGACGCCTTGGTTTTTGAGGAGGAGTAA
- a CDS encoding methyl-accepting chemotaxis protein: MTLRRYIFALIAIPFVALLIEGGAKGKDDLLRYINAGHTQVEIGEAVFLSGMAHLVQEERGLTAGFLESKGTDFRDELQEIRHELDEAVKAIPTAIIEMQKQFADLKAVRGTVDQQSVGTKEVSSYYTKIVTTILDAADEEMLRQNNAEIVQIASGLVSLSAAKEAAELQRSAGLHGFIEGHFDLAVYREFSEEWASETQFLHVAHIVLASHMPDLDFEHRLNESGLLQIREAVIAAEPGGSVADVTAEDWFSRSSDWISYLHKVELEAATEMTDLAKSDASSALITLLTTLVIVTISIIATVGIGLRLIRIFDTQFGALQEDLDRLSHKDFDFEPAFIDSETEIGELNRAMDKTRVALQEADANLAMTEADRTSVISSLDAHLKRLADRDLDCAITTVFPSEYEQLRSSFNTTVATLSATVQHVIDATQSIRAGTVEISQAADDLSHRTESQAATLEETAAAMDELTASVKNAAESARSVESIMAEAKQEAQNSGTVVANAVSAMTEIENSSTHIAQIIGVIDDIAFQTNLLALNAGVEAARAGESGRGFAVVASEVRSLAQRSSDAATEIKTLISKSSTQVERGVDLVGKAGGALQNIVERVNHISKLVTDIAEGAVEQSTGLGEINTGVVQLDQVTQQNAAMVEETTAAGHTLNNDANVLAELVAVFKLAGGSVMKISPQSPAHKTSAEASNVPQAHGNDWDQEAFTPPRAAASGAGAGTWQDF; encoded by the coding sequence ATGACACTACGCCGATATATTTTTGCGCTTATAGCGATTCCCTTTGTTGCCTTGCTAATAGAGGGAGGCGCGAAGGGGAAAGATGACTTGCTCCGCTATATAAATGCCGGGCACACGCAGGTCGAGATTGGCGAAGCGGTTTTCCTATCTGGCATGGCGCATTTGGTGCAGGAAGAACGGGGGCTCACCGCTGGATTTCTAGAATCAAAAGGCACAGATTTTCGCGACGAGCTGCAGGAAATCCGGCACGAACTGGATGAGGCCGTCAAAGCCATACCGACTGCGATCATTGAGATGCAAAAACAGTTTGCCGATCTGAAGGCAGTGCGGGGCACGGTTGACCAACAGAGCGTCGGTACCAAAGAGGTGAGCAGCTACTACACCAAGATCGTCACAACCATTTTGGACGCCGCGGATGAGGAAATGCTGCGGCAAAACAATGCGGAGATCGTCCAGATTGCCTCCGGTCTGGTCTCTCTGAGCGCCGCCAAGGAGGCGGCTGAGCTTCAGCGCTCGGCGGGTCTACATGGCTTTATTGAGGGCCATTTCGATTTGGCCGTTTACCGTGAGTTTTCAGAAGAATGGGCCTCAGAAACGCAGTTCCTGCATGTTGCCCATATTGTGCTGGCCAGTCACATGCCGGACCTCGATTTCGAACACCGGCTGAACGAAAGCGGATTGCTCCAGATCCGTGAGGCCGTGATCGCCGCAGAGCCGGGTGGTTCTGTGGCCGATGTGACTGCTGAGGACTGGTTCAGCCGGTCTTCAGACTGGATTTCCTATCTGCACAAGGTCGAATTAGAAGCCGCAACAGAAATGACTGACCTGGCAAAATCCGATGCCAGCAGCGCGCTGATCACCCTGTTGACAACGCTGGTTATTGTAACGATTTCGATCATAGCAACCGTCGGCATTGGGCTGCGCCTGATCCGCATCTTCGACACCCAGTTCGGTGCTTTGCAGGAAGATCTGGACCGGCTGTCGCATAAGGATTTTGATTTCGAGCCCGCCTTCATTGACTCGGAAACCGAAATAGGTGAGCTGAACCGCGCCATGGATAAAACCCGTGTTGCGCTTCAGGAGGCAGATGCCAATCTTGCCATGACAGAAGCAGACCGGACCTCGGTTATCAGTTCTCTGGACGCGCACCTAAAACGCCTGGCGGACCGGGATCTTGATTGCGCGATCACGACTGTTTTCCCCTCAGAATATGAACAATTGCGCAGCAGTTTCAATACAACTGTGGCAACGCTCAGCGCCACTGTTCAGCATGTGATTGATGCGACCCAGAGTATCCGTGCCGGCACTGTGGAAATCAGCCAGGCTGCGGATGACCTGTCGCACCGAACGGAAAGCCAGGCCGCGACGCTGGAAGAAACCGCCGCTGCCATGGATGAGTTGACCGCCAGCGTGAAAAACGCCGCCGAAAGTGCCCGCAGTGTTGAAAGCATCATGGCCGAGGCCAAGCAAGAAGCGCAAAACAGTGGAACTGTTGTTGCAAATGCGGTTTCGGCGATGACCGAGATCGAAAACTCCTCGACCCATATTGCGCAGATTATCGGCGTCATCGACGACATCGCGTTTCAGACCAACCTTCTGGCTTTGAACGCCGGGGTCGAGGCCGCCCGCGCGGGTGAATCCGGTCGCGGATTTGCGGTTGTTGCCTCCGAGGTGAGGTCCCTTGCACAACGGTCCTCCGATGCGGCAACGGAAATCAAAACGCTGATCAGCAAAAGCTCCACTCAGGTGGAGCGCGGCGTGGATCTTGTCGGCAAGGCCGGTGGGGCACTGCAAAACATTGTGGAACGGGTCAACCATATCTCTAAACTGGTGACCGATATCGCCGAGGGCGCCGTGGAGCAGTCTACCGGCCTGGGCGAAATCAATACCGGTGTTGTGCAACTGGACCAGGTAACCCAGCAAAACGCTGCCATGGTAGAGGAGACGACAGCGGCTGGGCATACGCTGAACAATGACGCCAACGTCCTTGCTGAGCTGGTCGCTGTCTTCAAGCTGGCTGGCGGGTCGGTGATGAAAATTTCGCCGCAGTCTCCAGCCCACAAGACTTCCGCCGAAGCGTCAAATGTTCCCCAGGCCCACGGAAACGACTGGGACCAAGAGGCCTTCACTCCGCCCCGCGCGGCTGCGAGCGGAGCTGGAGCCGGAACGTGGCAGGATTTTTAA
- a CDS encoding acyl-CoA dehydrogenase family protein: MDFALTEEQTAIFDMAHAFGQENIAPFARQWEAEGTIPKKLWPQVGELGFGGLYVSEETGGSALTRLDATLVFEALSMACPSVAAFLSIHNMCAKMLDSFASDEMKARIMPDVLSLNTVLSYCLTEPGSGSDAAALKTRADKTNEGYTLNGNKAFISGGGYSDAYVCMVRTGEDGPKGISTVYVEDGTPGLSFGGLEEKMGWKSQPTAQVQFDDCKIPANNLVGEEGKGFKYAMMGLDGGRLNISSCSLGAAQTALNLTMKYMSERKAFGKSIDQFQGLQFRLADMEIELQAARVFLRQAAWKLDQGAPDASKHCAMAKKFVTEAGSRIVDQCLQLHGGYGYLADYGIEKLVRDLRVHQILEGTNEIMRVIVARHLLAEHS; encoded by the coding sequence GTGGATTTTGCTTTGACCGAGGAACAGACCGCGATTTTTGATATGGCTCATGCATTTGGCCAGGAAAACATTGCGCCGTTTGCACGCCAGTGGGAAGCCGAGGGCACCATCCCCAAAAAGCTGTGGCCACAAGTGGGCGAACTTGGCTTTGGCGGGCTTTATGTCAGCGAAGAAACCGGTGGCTCGGCGCTGACCCGGCTGGATGCCACTTTGGTGTTTGAGGCCCTGTCGATGGCCTGCCCTTCAGTGGCGGCCTTTTTGTCGATCCATAACATGTGCGCCAAGATGCTGGACAGCTTTGCCAGCGACGAAATGAAGGCGCGGATCATGCCGGATGTTTTGTCACTGAACACCGTGCTCAGCTACTGCCTGACCGAGCCGGGCTCTGGTTCTGATGCGGCAGCGCTGAAAACCCGCGCCGACAAGACAAATGAAGGCTACACGCTGAACGGCAACAAGGCCTTCATCTCGGGGGGGGGCTATTCCGACGCCTATGTCTGCATGGTGCGCACCGGTGAAGACGGTCCCAAGGGCATTTCCACCGTCTATGTCGAAGACGGCACCCCGGGCCTGTCCTTTGGCGGGCTGGAAGAAAAGATGGGCTGGAAAAGCCAACCCACCGCCCAGGTGCAGTTTGACGATTGCAAGATCCCGGCCAACAACCTGGTCGGCGAAGAGGGCAAGGGGTTCAAATACGCGATGATGGGCCTGGACGGCGGACGTCTGAATATCTCCTCCTGTTCGCTGGGCGCCGCGCAGACCGCGCTGAATCTGACGATGAAATACATGTCCGAGCGCAAGGCCTTTGGCAAATCCATCGACCAGTTCCAGGGGCTGCAGTTCCGCCTTGCGGATATGGAGATTGAACTGCAGGCGGCACGTGTCTTTTTGCGTCAGGCAGCCTGGAAGCTGGATCAGGGCGCACCCGATGCCAGCAAACACTGCGCCATGGCAAAGAAATTTGTGACCGAGGCGGGATCCAGGATCGTTGATCAATGCCTGCAGCTGCATGGTGGCTACGGCTACCTGGCAGATTACGGTATCGAAAAGCTGGTGCGGGATCTGCGCGTTCACCAGATCCTTGAGGGCACAAACGAGATCATGCGAGTGATTGTTGCGCGCCATTTGCTGGCCGAACACAGCTAA
- the mmsB gene encoding 3-hydroxyisobutyrate dehydrogenase, with protein sequence MKIGFIGLGNMGGPMAANLAKEGHDVLGFDMASVTVEGVTMVRSAAEAAAGADVVITMLPNGQILRTVAAELLPAMQAGAALVDCSTVDVDSARAVAEQAAAAGLLFVDAPVSGGIGGAAGGTLTFMAGGSAEAFAKAEPLFDIMGQKAVHCGEAGAGQSAKICNNMILGVTMIATCEAFALADKLGLDRQKMFDVVSTSSGYSWSMNAYCPAPGVGPQSPADNDYKPGFAAELMLKDLRLSQQAAVSADADTPMGELAQALYAKFVENEDGLGMDFSAMLPRFEKRGRS encoded by the coding sequence ATGAAAATCGGATTTATTGGTCTTGGCAACATGGGTGGCCCGATGGCTGCCAATCTCGCCAAAGAGGGTCACGACGTTCTGGGCTTTGACATGGCCAGTGTCACAGTCGAGGGCGTCACCATGGTCAGGTCGGCCGCTGAGGCTGCAGCCGGGGCCGATGTGGTGATCACCATGCTGCCCAATGGTCAGATCCTGCGCACCGTTGCCGCTGAGCTGCTGCCCGCCATGCAGGCCGGAGCAGCCCTGGTGGATTGCTCCACCGTGGATGTGGACTCGGCCCGTGCGGTTGCAGAACAGGCCGCTGCGGCGGGTCTATTGTTTGTGGATGCGCCCGTGTCCGGCGGTATCGGCGGCGCTGCAGGCGGCACCTTGACCTTTATGGCCGGCGGTAGCGCCGAGGCCTTTGCCAAGGCAGAGCCCCTGTTTGACATCATGGGCCAGAAGGCCGTGCATTGTGGCGAGGCCGGCGCCGGCCAATCCGCCAAGATCTGCAACAACATGATCCTGGGCGTGACGATGATTGCCACCTGCGAAGCCTTTGCTCTGGCCGACAAACTGGGTCTGGACCGGCAGAAAATGTTCGACGTGGTTTCCACCTCTTCGGGCTATTCCTGGTCGATGAATGCCTATTGCCCGGCCCCCGGCGTTGGTCCGCAGTCGCCTGCCGACAACGATTACAAACCGGGGTTTGCCGCGGAACTGATGCTGAAGGATCTGCGGCTCAGCCAGCAGGCCGCCGTCAGTGCCGATGCCGACACCCCAATGGGCGAGCTGGCACAGGCGCTTTATGCCAAGTTTGTCGAAAACGAAGACGGGCTTGGCATGGACTTTTCCGCCATGCTGCCCCGCTTTGAAAAGCGCGGCCGCAGCTAA